A single region of the Nicotiana sylvestris chromosome 6, ASM39365v2, whole genome shotgun sequence genome encodes:
- the LOC138871120 gene encoding uncharacterized protein has translation MHKTLAHTGLIPLAAATSQAGGEAQSSATRTPEHRVQVDQIPEVIPVPHVAPVQPEGRAIASEEEQQKLERYKKYVPPTFSGLESEDAQGFVEECHRILHAMGIVESSGVSFNAFQLRGVAYQWWLTYELDSPVDEASLTWTPFSSMFLREYVPQSLRDAWSVEFEQLRQGSMIVSEYAVGFNDLDRHAPVLVSIVRERREAKRSQELSHYSGARAPTVVHHGRGYVSRPIYSALPAASGIPAPPRPHEPYYAPLVSSVPSARGAITGPQAMITAPPATPPTQPARGGGWGGRGCPRGGGQARYYALPARIEVVAFDSIITSIVPVCHRDASVLFDLGFTYSYMSSYFASHLGISQDSLSSPIYVSTFVGHSLVVDHMYRSCLITLSSFETIADLLFISMVDFDVILGMDLLSPHYTIFDCHTKTVMLAMPGLPLLELRST, from the exons atgcaCAAAACTCTAGCTCAtacagggttgattccccttgctgcagccacatctcaggccgggggagaaGCACAGTCTTCTGCCACCCGCACTCCAGAGCATCgggttcaggttgatcagatcccagaGGTTATACCAGTACCGCACGTAGCCCCAGTTCAGCCTGAGGGTAGGGCTATAGCTTCAGAGGAGGAGCAGCAAAAGCTTGAGAGGTACAAGAAATACGTCCCTCCTACATTTAGTGGTCTAGaatcagaggatgctcagggattTGTTGAGGAGTGCCATCGTATCCTCCATGCTATGGGCATAGTagagtcgagtggggtttctttcaatGCCTTTCAGCTTCGAGGAgtagcctatcagtggtggcttacttatgagttggacagtccagtTGATGAagcttcccttacatggactcCATTCTCTAgcatgtttttgagagagtatgtccctcagagcctcagggacgcttGGAGCGTGGAGTTTGAGCAATTACGTCAGGGTAGCATGATTGTTTCAGAGTATGCAGTCGGTTTCAATGACTTGGATAGACATGCACCGGTTTTGGTTTCTATAGTTCGAGAGAGG agggaggccaagaggtctcaagagttgagccattattctggtgcccgtgccccaactgtggttcatcatggtaggggttatgtaAGTCGCCCCAtttattcagctcttccagcagccagtggtattccagctcctcctagacctcatgagccttattatgcacctctagtatctagtgtgccttCTGCACGGGGTGCTATCACTG gtcctcaggctatgattacagcaccacctgccaccccacctactcagccagcccgaggtggaggttggggtggtagaggttgccctagagggggaggccaggctagatactatgcACTTCCTGCTCGTATAGAGGTTGTTGCTTTCGATTCTATCATTACAAGTATTGTTccagtctgtcatagagatgcatcagttctattcgatctaggcttcacttattcttatatgtcatcttattttgcctcgCATTTGGGCatatctcaggattctttgagttcccctatttatgtttctacttttGTGGGacattctcttgttgtggaccacatgtatcggtcgtgtttgattactcttagtagttttgagaccatAGCAGATTTGTTATTtatcagtatggtagattttgatgttatcttgggcatggacttgttgtcgccccattatactATTTTTGATTGTCACACAAAGACCGttatgctggctatgccaggtttaccATTATTAGAGTTGAGGAGTACCTAA